A region from the Maniola jurtina chromosome 20, ilManJurt1.1, whole genome shotgun sequence genome encodes:
- the LOC123875532 gene encoding lipase 3-like, with the protein MKAVYLLLCLALAHHAAASIFRHQRRPNADSLVVQPLDYVDQYQHHEKEIKMRLRRPGSSSEETKERISYDDLSDYASPLRSGDRNWNSPLFSAVIVPGEPLPYGDVVSWRSVDIANGPNSLVNDKKDIERIFNDAYTLMQHVSEEDKKKIHEAFQTTAVAVNEDVHLNATQLIKKHGYGVEEHIVKTDDGYWLTLFRILPKQVSLDEKPRPVVFLMHGFLGSADEWLLMGPEKSLAYLLSDAGYDVWLGNVRGTKYSRHHVSKHESHPDFWHFSIDEIALHDLPAMINYTLKTSGQKKLHYVGYSQGTTVFFAWAATQPDSRDKIISMHAVAPMVYMTHVRSPMMRMIEPGSRFHEHITEELGHGEFRPSKEIIHTVGGNMCGKEIGCKHVCSNENFVISGVDTTGMEPELIPVIVSHLPGGASIRQIKHFGQTVASHEFRKYDYGVDLNMKIYGQRQPPKYNMADVKVPVTLYYSEEDWLVHPKDVDRLQKELSDVRGAYKVPEKHFSHMDFQFSKKAPEVVYKWLIESIKKTKTY; encoded by the coding sequence ATGAAGGCTGTCTACCTCCTGCTCTGCCTCGCCCTGGCGCACCACGCCGCTGCCAGCATCTTCCGCCACCAGCGCCGACCTAACGCGGACAGTCTGGTCGTCCAACCACTCGACTACGTCGACCAATACCAGCACCATGAAAAGGAGATCAAAATGCGCCTCCGAAGACCCGGCTCCTCCTCAGAGGAGACCAAAGAGCGCATCAGCTACGACGACCTGAGCGACTACGCCTCACCCCTCCGATCCGGCGACAGGAACTGGAACTCCCCGCTGTTCTCCGCGGTGATCGTCCCGGGCGAGCCGCTCCCCTACGGCGACGTCGTCTCCTGGCGCAGCGTCGATATAGCGAACGGCCCGAATTCGCTCGTCAACGACAAGAAGGACATCGAACGAATCTTCAACGATGCCTACACACTGATGCAACACGTCAGCGAGGAAGACAAGAAGAAAATTCACGAAGCCTTCCAAACGACCGCCGTGGCTGTCAACGAGGATGTCCACTTGAACGCGACGCAGCTGATCAAGAAACACGGATACGGAGTAGAAGAACACATCGTGAAAACTGACGACGGCTACTGGCTCACCCTGTTCCGCATTCTGCCGAAACAAGTATCCCTCGACGAGAAACCGCGTCCCGTCGTGTTCCTCATGCACGGATTTTTGGGCAGCGCTGATGAGTGGCTTCTGATGGGCCCCGAAAAATCACTCGCCTACTTGCTCTCGGATGCCGGATACGATGTATGGCTCGGCAACGTTCGTGGAACGAAGTATTCCCGCCACCACGTCAGCAAGCACGAATCGCACCCCGACTTCTGGCACTTCAGCATCGACGAAATCGCCCTCCACGACTTGCCCGCCATGATCAACTACACGCTCAAAACCTCGGGACAGAAGAAGCTTCACTACGTCGGTTACTCGCAGGGCACTACAGTATTCTTCGCTTGGGCTGCGACTCAACCAGACAGCAGAGACAAAATTATTTCGATGCACGCCGTTGCACCGATGGTCTACATGACTCACGTGCGCAGCCCTATGATGCGTATGATCGAGCCGGGCAGCCGATTCCACGAACACATTACCGAGGAGCTCGGGCACGGCGAATTCAGACCTAGCAAGGAAATCATACACACAGTCGGAGGAAACATGTGCGGGAAGGAAATCGGATGCAAGCATGTCTGCTCGAACGAGAACTTCGTCATTTCTGGCGTCGATACCACTGGAATGGAGCCCGAGTTGATTCCTGTGATCGTCAGCCACTTGCCCGGCGGAGCGTCCATAAGACAGATCAAGCATTTCGGACAGACGGTGGCGTCCCACGAATTCAGAAAGTATGACTACGGCGTCGACCTCAACATGAAGATTTACGGTCAACGTCAACCGCCGAAGTACAACATGGCCGACGTGAAAGTACCAGTGACTCTCTACTACAGCGAAGAGGACTGGCTGGTGCACCCGAAGGACGTAGACCGGCTACAGAAGGAGTTGTCTGACGTGAGAGGAGCCTACAAGGTCCCAGAAAAACATTTCAGCCATATGGACTTCCAATTTTCTAAGAAAGCTCCCGAGGTTGTATACAAGTGGCTGATCGAATCTATCAAGAAGACTAAAACTTACTAA
- the LOC123875535 gene encoding lipase 3-like, translated as MMTAAGFTFVMLLLSCHGQELFPFASVISNTLTHNPIVQLASLTSGEVVANAAGAIAEAPIAIARAAGSFYTFPFLANRKNLVDYADKLVLEYYSNANNEDITLSIGDLITKYGYPVEKHAVHTEDGYKLHMFRIPSNGSVVFLMHGLEGSADDFVLNGPQSGLAYLLADEGYDVWMGNARGNKHSRHHKYLTPSDSEFWDFSWHDIGYYDLPAMIDRALHVSNSDTLKYIGHSQGTTVFFVMASERAEYNDKVTLMVALSPVAYMTHVKSPLVRLLAPGTPLIYGVMKTLGVYEFLPDNSLLRPIKLLMCGDAPLADILCSNFVFLIVGFDLEQLNMTNLAVILGHMPSGASVKQFAHYGQGVVSGEFRQFDLGVMGNLERYGSQTPPRYALDRVRVPVSLFYSDADWLAHPVDVDRLYNELQNAVDIHKVPYEPFNHLDFLFAKDFKRLIYKRLRKLLSLF; from the coding sequence ATGATGACTGCCGCCGGATTTACATttgtaatgttattattatcatgCCACGGGCAAGAATTATTTCCCTTCGCAAGTGTGATAAGTAACACCCTCACGCACAACCCGATAGTGCAGCTCGCTTCGCTGACATCGGGAGAGGTTGTAGCGAACGCTGCCGGCGCTATCGCTGAAGCTCCCATTGCAATCGCCCGGGCGGCCGGCTCCTTCTACACCTTCCCGTTTCTCGCCAACCGTAAAAATCTGGTGGACTATGCCGACAAGTTAGTCTTAGAATATTATTCCAATGCAAACAACGAAGACATCACGCTAAGTATCGGTGATCTCATAACAAAGTATGGATACCCGGTAGAAAAGCACGCCGTCCACACCGAGGACGGCTACAAGCTTCACATGTTCAGGATACCGAGCAACGGATCAGTAGTTTTCCTCATGCACGGTCTAGAAGGAAGCGCGGACGACTTCGTCCTGAACGGTCCTCAAAGTGGTCTCGCTTACCTCTTAGCTGACGAGGGTTACGACGTTTGGATGGGAAACGCCCGTGGGAACAAACATTCGCGGCATCATAAATACCTCACTCCCTCCGATTCAGAATTTTGGGACTTTTCGTGGCACGATATCGGATATTACGATCTGCCGGCTATGATAGATCGTGCGCTCCACGTTAGTAATTCCGATACACTGAAGTATATCGGACATTCCCAGGGGACTACGGTATTCTTCGTGATGGCCTCGGAGCGAGCGGAGTACAACGATAAAGTCACCCTCATGGTCGCTCTGTCCCCGGTGGCGTACATGACACACGTCAAATCGCCGCTGGTCCGGCTCCTGGCGCCGGGAACGCCTCTTATTTACGGGGTGATGAAAACTCTAGGTGTGTACGAGTTCCTGCCCGACAATTCCTTGTTAAGACCAATAAAACTGTTGATGTGCGGCGATGCGCCCTTGGCAGATATTCTGTGCAGTAATTTTGTGTTTTTGATCGTCGGCTTCGACTTGGAGCAACTCAACATGACCAATTTGGCCGTGATATTGGGTCACATGCCGTCCGGTGCTTCGGTGAAACAGTTCGCGCATTACGGCCAAGGTGTTGTTTCGGGGGAGTTTCGACAGTTCGATTTAGGTGTGATGGGAAACTTGGAGAGGTACGGGTCACAGACACCTCCTCGGTACGCGCTGGATCGTGTGCGGGTCCCGGTGTCCTTGTTCTACAGTGACGCGGACTGGTTGGCTCACCCCGTGGATGTAGACAGGTTGTACAACGAGTTGCAGAATGCTGTGGACATCCACAAGGTTCCATACGAACCCTTCAACCACTTAGATTTTTTGTTCGCGAAAGACTTTAAAAGATTGATTTACAAAAGATTACGTAAATTGCTGTCATTATTTTAA